A window of the Cannabis sativa cultivar Pink pepper isolate KNU-18-1 chromosome X, ASM2916894v1, whole genome shotgun sequence genome harbors these coding sequences:
- the LOC133031702 gene encoding uncharacterized protein LOC133031702 encodes MALKLDISKAYDHLEWGYLRAMLEKMGFDWKMDQFSYVLCGYCFLHDFPWGYEQIGLITGCKISGGAPVISHMLFADDSYIYCKATEEEAHNVKELLYTYEMASGQKINFNKSSVFYSHNTNIYHRDTICHMLDIYEADENDTYLGLPYSVGRNKNTILGFLKDKIRKRIQGWEGRILSRPGKEVLLKAVAQSISSYAMSVFLLPLETCKELERLMEKFWWKTDSILKEGVSWMSWDRLSRYKNVGGLGFRILRDFSWLFLESNLSWEITQASYGGVFFRLRDCYKHVSLEPLYVGSLFKTDGRAWDEELLEISLTFEIRS; translated from the exons ATGGCGCTCAAGCTAGACATAAGTAAGGCTTACGACCATCTTGAATGGGGATATCTTCGGGCCATGCTCGAGAAGATGGGCTTTGATTGGAAGATGGATCAATTTAGTTATGTCTTGTGTGGGTACTGTTTCTTACATGATTTCCCATGGGG CTATGAACAAATTGGTTTAATAACAGGCTGCAAGATTTCTGGAGGAGCACCAGTTATTTCACACATGCTTTTTGCAGATGATAGTTACATCTACTGTAAAGCTACAGAGGAAGAAGCACATAATGTGAAAGAATTATTGTACACTTATGAGATGGCTTCGGGGCAAAAGATTAATTTCAACAAGTCGTCTGTTTTCTACAGTCACAATACCAACATTTATCATCGAGATACAATCTGCCACATGCTTGATATATATGAGGCAGATGAGAATGACACTTATTTGGGGCTCCCTTATTCGGTTGGTAGGAACAAGAACACTATTCTTGGTTTTCTGAAGGACAAAATAAGAAAGAGAATTCAAGGCTGGGAAGGACGAATTTTATCTCGACCAGGAAAGGAAGTGTTGCTGAAAGCGGTTGCGCAATCAATTTCCAGCTATGCTATGAGTGTTTTTCTGTTACCTTTGGAGACTTGCAAGGAATTGGAGCGTCTTATGGAAAAATTTTGGTGGAAAACTGATTCTATTTTGAAAGAAGGTGTTAGTTGGATGAGTTGGGACCGGTTGAGCCGTTATAAAAATGTTGGAGGCCTTGGCTTTCGAATCTTGCGGGATTTTTCTTGGCTCTTCTTGGAAAGTAAT CTGAGTTGGGAGATAACCCAAGCTTCATATGGAGGAGTATTTTTTAGGCTAAGGGACTGTTACAAGCATGTGTCACTTGAACCATTG TATGTTGGCAGTCTTTTTAAGACGGATGGCCGTGCTTGGGACGAGGAGTTATTAGAGATCTCTTTAACGTTCGAGATCAGGAGCTGA